The Nitriliruptor alkaliphilus DSM 45188 genome includes a region encoding these proteins:
- the folP gene encoding dihydropteroate synthase, protein MAERHPDALSVPLFAAADRSAGDAAQRPSPVLDLPRRRIALGTRTAVMGIVNRTPDSFYDRGASFALDAAVARGRQLVAEGADIVDVGGVKGGPGDEVSVADELDRIVPFVEALRDAEPDVLLSVDTFRAPVADAALAAGADIVNDVTGLHDPEVLDVVVARQAGYVAMHHGGRPRTRPYRRSYTPDVTAAVVRHCAELTDRALAAGVPAERLIVDPGHDFQKTTAHSLELSRRLPELAALGFPVLVALSNKDFIGETLDAPLEHADGTPGGRRVDGSLAAAVFCILRGAHLVRVHEVRRTVDAVRMTEALLGWRRPAVEVRGLE, encoded by the coding sequence ATGGCCGAGCGGCATCCGGACGCGTTGTCGGTGCCGCTGTTCGCAGCGGCCGACCGCTCCGCCGGCGATGCCGCGCAGCGTCCCTCGCCGGTGCTGGACCTGCCTCGGCGACGCATCGCCCTCGGGACCCGCACCGCGGTGATGGGGATCGTCAACCGGACCCCCGACTCGTTCTACGACCGCGGGGCCAGCTTCGCCCTCGACGCGGCCGTCGCCCGTGGCCGACAGCTGGTGGCCGAGGGCGCCGACATCGTCGACGTCGGTGGCGTCAAGGGCGGCCCCGGCGACGAGGTCAGCGTCGCCGACGAGCTCGACCGGATCGTGCCGTTCGTCGAGGCGCTGCGCGACGCCGAGCCCGACGTGTTGCTGTCGGTCGACACCTTCCGTGCGCCCGTCGCCGACGCAGCGCTCGCGGCCGGCGCGGACATCGTCAACGACGTCACGGGGCTGCACGACCCGGAGGTGCTCGACGTCGTCGTCGCCCGCCAGGCCGGCTACGTCGCCATGCACCACGGCGGTCGACCCCGGACACGTCCGTACCGGCGCAGCTACACCCCCGACGTGACCGCCGCGGTCGTCCGCCACTGCGCCGAACTCACCGACCGAGCGCTCGCCGCCGGCGTCCCGGCCGAGCGCCTCATCGTCGACCCCGGCCACGACTTCCAGAAGACGACGGCCCACTCCCTGGAACTGTCACGCCGGCTGCCCGAGCTCGCCGCGCTCGGGTTCCCCGTGCTCGTCGCGCTCTCCAACAAGGACTTCATCGGCGAGACGCTCGACGCGCCCCTCGAGCACGCCGACGGCACCCCCGGCGGGAGGCGGGTGGACGGTTCCCTGGCCGCCGCCGTGTTCTGCATCCTGCGCGGCGCCCACCTGGTCCGGGTCCACGAGGTCCGACGCACCGTCGACGCGGTGCGGATGACCGAAGCGCTGCTCGGCTGGCGACGACCAGCTGTGGAGGTCCGGGGCCTCGAATGA
- a CDS encoding CoA-binding protein, translating into MTTDQRDVIRTILAETRRIAVVGASEDPARPSHGLVRRLLDVGYAITPVNPNASHIHGLDVHPSLADVGGPVDLVDVFRAPQHAPDAARQAVEAGAKALWLQQGVRSDEARAIAEDAGLLYVEDACLATEVARAEIPLPPPA; encoded by the coding sequence GTGACGACCGACCAGCGTGACGTCATCCGAACGATCCTGGCCGAGACCCGACGGATCGCTGTCGTCGGCGCCTCCGAGGATCCGGCACGACCGAGCCACGGTCTTGTCCGGCGGCTCCTCGACGTCGGGTACGCGATCACGCCGGTCAACCCGAACGCGTCGCACATCCACGGCCTCGACGTGCATCCCTCCCTGGCGGACGTCGGTGGCCCCGTCGACCTGGTGGACGTCTTCCGCGCGCCCCAGCACGCCCCGGACGCGGCCCGGCAGGCCGTCGAGGCGGGAGCCAAGGCGCTGTGGCTCCAGCAGGGCGTGCGGTCGGACGAAGCGCGTGCGATCGCAGAGGACGCGGGGCTGCTGTACGTCGAGGACGCCTGCCTCGCCACCGAGGTCGCTCGAGCCGAGATCCCGCTGCCCCCGCCGGCCTGA
- a CDS encoding (2Fe-2S) ferredoxin domain-containing protein, producing MEVAVARVGMPRKWVFVCINERPPEHPRPSCIRNGSAGLFEAIREETGRLGLVDIKVVASGCLEPCMVGPAIYVAPDDVWYGGVTVDDVPAICQQHLADDEPVEFLRIGRPEFELSPLAGRSDLPPGMIPPA from the coding sequence ATGGAGGTAGCCGTGGCCCGGGTCGGGATGCCCCGCAAGTGGGTCTTCGTGTGCATCAACGAACGACCACCGGAGCACCCGCGACCGTCCTGCATCAGGAACGGCAGCGCTGGGCTCTTCGAGGCCATCCGTGAGGAGACCGGCCGCCTCGGGCTGGTCGACATCAAGGTCGTGGCATCGGGGTGCCTCGAACCGTGCATGGTCGGCCCGGCGATCTACGTCGCTCCGGACGACGTCTGGTACGGCGGGGTGACCGTCGACGACGTCCCGGCCATCTGCCAGCAACACCTCGCCGACGACGAGCCCGTCGAGTTCCTGCGGATCGGTCGCCCCGAGTTCGAACTGTCCCCGCTGGCGGGCCGTTCCGACCTGCCGCCGGGGATGATCCCACCGGCCTGA